Sequence from the Microbacterium dextranolyticum genome:
CGAACGTGAAGGCCAGATGCTGGCCGATCGCGAGGGGCAGCGGCAGCGAGCCGGTCAGCCGATCGGGCGAGAAGATCCACGCGAGGGCATCCGCGAAGGCGTTCATGCGACGCCCTCCGCGAGACGGGCATGCGCGGCGGCGCGACCGCCGCGGCGGCGACCGCGCCTCGGCTCCCAGGGCATGAGCAGCCGGCCGAGCAGGACGAGGAGGAGATCGATGACAAGGGCGATGACCACGACCGCCACCACCCCGGCGAGGATCTCGGGGACGATCCGGCGCTGGAAGCCGTTCGTGAACAGGTAGCCGAGGTTCTGCACGCCGATCAGGATGCCGACCGTCGCGAGCGAGATCGTCGAGGTGGCGGTGACGCGCAGCCCCGCCAGCAGCACGGGCCCGGACAGGGGCAGATCCACGGTCCAGAAGCGTCGCCACGGCCCGAACCCGACGGCGACGGCCGCGCTGCGGGTGGCGGGGTCGACCGAATCCAGGCCGTCCGTCACCGAGCGCGTCATGATCGCGACCCCGTAGATCGTGAGGGCGACGATGAGGTTGGCCTCGGTGATGTACGGCACGCCCACGGCGGCCAGAAGGGCGAACAGTCCGAGCGAGGGGATCGTGTACAGCAGGCCGATCGTGGTGAGCACCGGTCCGCGCAGTCGCGTATAGCGCCAGGCGACCCAGCCGACGGGGATCGCGATGAGGAACCCGAGCACGATCGGGATCGCGCTCTGCCGGAGGTGGTCGACCGCCAGAGAGGAGATGAGGTCGAGGTTGTCGAGAATCCAGCTCACGGCGTCGTCCCGGGCCCGTGGGTGTCATCGAGCGGTTCGTCGACCAGCACGCCCTGGGTGCGCCCGGCGGCGTCGACGAGCACCGTGCCGCGGTCGGTGCGCTTCAGACGCAGTGCCCGCGCCCCGCGTTCGACGCCGACGAACTCCGCGACGAAGTCGCTCGCCGGGTGCTCGATGATCTCGTCCGGAGTGCCGACCTGGGCGATGTGGGCGCCCTTCTCGAGGATCACCACCTGATCGCCGAGCAGAAAGGCCTCGTCGATGTCGTGCGTGACGAACACGACGGTCTTCTCGAGATCGCGCTGCAGCCGTCGGGTCTCGGCCTGCAGTTCGCTGCGGACGATCGGGTCCACCGCCCCGAAGGGCTCGTCCATCAGCAGGATGTTCGGGTCGGCGGCCAGTCCTCGCGCCACGCCGACGCGCTGCTGCTGACCGCCCGACAGCTGTCGCGGGTACCGGTCGGAAAGGGCGCGGTCGAGGCCCACGATGTCGAGCAGCTCTGCGGCCCGCTCGCGCGCCTGCCGCTTCGGCACTCCCTGGAGCACCGGCACCGTGGCGACGTTGTCGAGAACCGTGAAATGGGGGAGCAGCCCGGCGTTCTGCAGCACGTACCCGATGCCGCGGCGCAGCCGCACCGGATCGCGATCACGGATGGGCTCGTCGTCGATGAGGATCTCACCGCTGGTGGGTTCGATCAGCCTGTTGATCATGCGCAGCAGCGTCGTCTTGCCGCAGCCCGACGAGCCGACGAAGACCGTCGTCTTGTGTGCGGGGAGGACGAGGCTGAAATCGTCGACGGCCACGGTGCCGTCGTCGAATCGCTTCGTGACGGAGCGGAACTCGATCGCCATATGTGCTCCGGCTCTCTTCCGGGTCGGTGGTCTCCCACCCAATCACATGCCTGCGACATCGGCTCGGGGGGTTGGCATAGGAGGTCACAGTCGGGTAGGGCTGGGGTCATGGATGTCGAATCGGATGCCGCGGACTACGACCTCATCGTGATCGGGGCGGGCCCCGTCGGCGAGAACGTCGCCGACCGCGCGGTACAGGGCGGGCTGCGGGTCGCCATCGTGGAGAGCGAACTCGTCGGCGGCGAGTGCTCGTACTGGGCGTGCATGCCCTCAAAGACGCTGCTGCGCCCCGTCGCCGCGCTGAATGCGGCGCGTGCGGTGCCGGGGGCGGCGCCGGCGATCTCCGGTGGCGTCGATGTCGCGGCGACCCTGCGGGCCCGCGACGCGATGGTGCACGAGTGGAGTGACGACGGGCAGGTCGCCTGGCTCGACGGGGCCGGCATCGACCTGGTGCGCGGGCACGGACGGATCGACGGCGAGCGCAGCGTGCGGGTCGAGGCATCCGACGGCACGGTTCGCACGCTGCGTGCGCGCGACGCCGTCGCCGTCTGCACCGGCTCGGCTGCCCTCCTGCCCGACGTGCCGGGGCTCGCGGATGCCGCGCCGTGGACCAGTCGGGAGGCGACCGCGGTGCAGCAGGTGCCTGCGTCGCTCGCGATCCTCGGCGGCGGCGTGGTGGCGTGTGAGCTGGCCACGGCGTTCGCCTCGTTCGGGACGCGGGTGACCCTGATCGCCCGCTCGGGGCTGCTCGGCGGCCTCGAGCCGTTCGCGGGGGATGCCGTGGCGGCATCGCTGCGCGACGCGGGCGTCGAGGTCCGGATGCGGGCGCGGGCGCAGCGCGTGGATCGCGACGCCCACGGCGTGCGGATCACTCTGGACGGCGGCGACGAGGTGACCGCCGACGAGCTGCTCGTCGCGACGGGGCGGGTGCCCCGCACGGCCGACGTCGGACTGGACGCGGTCGGCCTCGAGCCCGGCACGTGGATCGAGGTCGACGACACCCTCCGCGTCCCCGGCAGCGACTGGCTGTACGCCGTCGGCGACGTCACCCATCGCGCCCTTCTGACGCATCAGGGCAAGTATCAGGCGCGCGCCGCCGGTGATGTCATCGCGGCCCGCGCCAGAGGCGGCGACGTGGACGACGCCCTGTGGGGGCGGCACGTCGCGACGGCCGACCATTCCGCCGTGCCGCAGGTGGTCTTCACCGAGCCGCAGGTCGCCGCCGTCGGTCTGACCGAGAAGCAGGCGACGGATGCCGGGATGCGCATCCGGGCGGTCGAGGTCGACCTCGCCGCGATCGCCGGTGCCGCCACGCACGCCGAGGGATACCGCGGCACCGCGCGCGCCCTCGTGGACGAGGACCGCCAGGTCATCGTCGGCGCCACCCTGGTCGGAGCGGATCTCGCGGAGCTTCTGCACGCCGTGACAATCGCGGTCGTCGCCGAGGTGCCGCTCGCGCGCCTGTGGCACGCGGTCCCGGCCTACCCGACCATCAGTGAGCTCTGGCTGCGCTGGCTCGAGGCATACGGTCGCTGACCGGTTCACGGCGTTCTCACGGCCTGTTCACGGCCTGAGCGATATGTGAACGATATATCGTTATGTATCGTTCACGATTCGACGGAGGTTCTCATGAGCAACGCGTACGGCGGACACGGCTTCGGCGGTCCGGGATTCGGCGACCGCGATCGCGGCGGCTTCGGCGGGTTCGGATCCGGCGGCGACGGCGGCAAGGGTTTCGGGGGAGCGGGCATGAGCGAGCTGTTCGACGTGCTCGGCCAGCTGAAGCAGAATGTCGAGCACGGCTTCGGCGCCCGGTTCGACATGAAGGCCGGAGGCCGGATGGGGCGTGGTGATGTGCGCGTCGCCATCCTCGCGCTCCTGGCTGAGCGACCCATGCACGGCTACCAGATCATCCAGCAGATCGACGAGCGCAGCGGCGGCGCGTGGAAGCCGAGCCCCGGGTCGGTCTACCCCACGCTGCAGCTGCTCGCCGACGAGGGCATGGTCGAGGTCAACGAGCAGGACGGTCGCAAGACGTACGCGCTGACCGAGGCCGGACGCGCCGAAGCCGCCGACAAGCCCGCGCCCTGGCAGACGTCGGCCTCGGCGGGCGCCGACCCCGATGCGCCCGGTCGTGCGGCGGGCGACGGCCCCGGTTTCGGTGCGCTCCCGAAGGCGGGGGCGAACCTCGCGCAGGCGGCCATGCAGGTCGGTCGGATGGGATCGCCCGCGCAGGTGCAGCGAGCCGTCGACATCATCGACGAGGCGCGCCGCAAGCTGTACGCCATCCTCGCGGAGGACTGACCCGATGCCGACGGAGGGCCGGCTGTCACCGGCAGCCGGCCCCCTCGCCGCGGCGCGCTCCGGCCGTGCCGGCCGAGCGGATGCCGCGGCCGACCCGCGGGCGCGCGCACGCTATCGGCGCATCGTCGGATTCGCGACGTCCGTCATGATCGCGACGTGGTGGTTCGACCTCGTCCTGCCGCGAATCGGATTCCGCAGCCTCTCCGAGGGGGGCCGCGTCGCGCGGTTGCAGCGCACCGCGCGACGCTTCCGGGTGCTGGCGATCGACCTCGGCGGTCTCATGATCAAGGTGGGGCAGTTCCTCTCGTCCCGACTCGATGTGCTGCCACCCGAGGTGACGAGCGAACTCGAGCAGCTGCAGGACGAGGTGCCGGCGGTCCCGTTCGCCGAGATCCGGTCACTGGCCGAGGCCGAGCTCGGCGTGCCGCTCGAGCGCGCGTACACCCGCGTCGACGAGGAGCCGGTAGCGGCGGCATCCCTCGGTCAAGCCCATCGTGCGCTGCTGTCGCCGGAAGACGCCGAGATCGCCGGGTTCGCGGAGGTCGTCGTCAAGGTGCAGCGGCCGGGCATCGACGAGATCGTCGAGATCGACCTCGCGGCACTGCGGACCATCGGCCGAAGGCTCAGCCGCATCCGCCTCGTCTCGGAACGGGTCGACGCACCCGCCCTCGTCGAGGAGTTCGCCGCAACCTGCCGCGAGGAGATCGACTACCTGCACGAGGGCGTCAACGCGGAGCGGTTCGACGAACTGTTCTCCGACGGGCGGCGCGTCGCGGCGCCCGTCGTCGTCTGGGAGCGCACCACGCGCCGTGTGCTCACCCTGTCGGATGTGACGGCCATCAAGCTGAACGACGTCGACGCGCTGCGCGCCGCCGGCATCGATCCCGCCGCGGTTGCGCGGGCGTTCGCCGAAGCGATGTTCGAGCAGCTGTTCGGCGCGGGGTTCTTCCACGCCGACCCGCACCCCGGGAACGTCTTCGTCACACCGCACGCTCCGGACGAGTCCGGCCGCACCTGGACCCTCACCTTCATCGACTTCGGAATGATGGGCCAGGTTCCCGCCGGACTGCGGGCCGGGCTTCGCCGCATCGTGATCGCCGTGGCCGCGCGTGACGGCGCGGGGCTCGTCGCCGGCATCCAAGAGATCGGGGTGCTGCTGCCGGGCGCCGACACGACCGACCTGGAGCACGCCCTGACCGCCCTGTTCGCCCGCTTCGGCGGGCTGTCGTTCGGTGAGCTGCAGAACATCGATCCGCGCGAACTGCGCGACTTCGCCGACGAGTTCGGTGCCGCGATGCGGCAGTTGCCGGTGCAGCTGCCGGAGAACTTCCTACTCATCACGCGCGCCGTCTCTCTCACCTCGGGTGTGTGCAGTGCCCTGGACCCCCGCTTCAACGTGTGGCAGGCGATCGAGCCGTTCGCGCAGCGGCTGCTGCGCGAAGAGAGCCGCGACGTGTTGACGAATGCCACGCAAAGCGCCGTCTCGTATGCGCGGACGGTGCTCGGGCTGCCGCAACGGATCGACGCGGTCGTGGCACGGGTCGACCGCGGCGGACTCTCGGTCGACACGCCGCAGGTCGGCGACCGGCTCGATCGTCTCGAGGTTCTGCTGCGGCACACGGTCGCCGCCGTGGTCTTCGCCGCCCTGGTCGTGGGGGGAGCGCTGCTGATGCCGAGCGTTCCCGCCGTCGCCGCAGGGATGCTCGTCGTGAGCGTCGTTCCGTTGCTGTTCGCGCTGGCCGGTCTCGGCCGCACACGGGGTCGTTCACGGCGTCGATGAAGGCCGTCCGTCGCACCCACCGGTCCTCTGTGGGCCACGGCGTGTCGCGTCGGGGCTGAGCAGATGAACATGCCCTGAACACCGTCCCGGTCGCACCGATCGGGGTCGCCGCCGATGGCAGAGTACTGGCATCCGTCGACCACCCCCTCGCTACAGGACGGCCCATCCGTGACGACGAAGCTGCGCAACGCACCGGCGGCGTCTCCGGTGCTCGACCCGCACCGCGGCGACGCTCTGCTGCGACCGGCGGCGCTCGCGAAGGTCTGGACCGGGCGCGACGCGCCGTTCGAGACGATGGCGGTTCCGGGCGTGCTGCTCGGGCCCGGTGATGCGATCGTCGCGGTCGAACTGGCCACGGTCTGCGGCAACGACGTGCGGATCGTGGCGGGCGCGCGGCCCGCCCCTGCGCCGCTCGTGCTGGGGCACGAATACGTGGGCCGGATCGTCGCACTGAGTCCGTCGGGCGCGCACGATGCGTCGGGTTCCGCGCTGCGCCTCGGGGATCGTGTCGTGGCGGGGAGCGTCGTCGACCCCGCCGGGCCCGGCTCAGGTTCGCCCGAGGACGATTCCGACGCGGGAGTCCCGGCCGCCGACGGTCCGTCGCGGCGGGTGCGTCACTACGGTGCCGAGCGGATCGGCGCGCACTGGGAGCTCAGCGGAGCCTTCGCCACCCACGTGCACGTGCGCCGCGGCACCGCGATCGTGCCCGTCGGCGAGCGGATCCCCGCCCGCGTCGCGGCGCCGGCCGCGTGCGGCGCCGCCGTCGCGTGGGCCGCCCTGCGGCATGCGGAGCAGTCCACCCGGCTGGCGCAGGCGGTCGTGCAGATCGACGGAGCCGGTCTGGTGGGGCTCACCGCGACGTCGATGGCCGCCGATCGCGGTGCGCGCGTCGTGGTCTCGGAACCGGACCGACGCCGACGCGTGCTCGCCCGCAGATTCGGTGCGGTGGCCGCCTACGACCCCTGCGACCGCGCCGCGCGCGAGAAGGCGCTGCGCAAGGCCGGCGCCACCGTCGTCGATGTCGTCCTCGACGGGGTCGGTGACGACGGCGCGCACGATGCCTCGGGCGCTGACCTGCGCGCGGCGATCGACTACCTGCGCGGCGCGTGGGGGCGACGTCCGTTCGAAGACCTCGTCGACCCCGTGCTGCCGCTCGACGCCGTCGATGAGGCCCTGCGGCTGTCGGGTCCGGGGGGCCCGGTGCGGGTGGGGATCGACCCGCGTCGCTGACGGGGCCCGGTGCGGGCGACGCCGAGGTCGCAGCGGCGGGCGAACTACCCTGGAGGGGTGTCCGACCTCGCCGCCATCCGTGCCCATGCCGACGACCTCGCCGACTTCGTCGCCGCTTCGCCGTCGAGCGTCCATGCCGCCGCCGAGGTGGCGCGCCGACTGATCGACGCCGGGTTCACGGCGCTCGACGAGGCCGACGCCTGGCCGATCGAGCCCGGCACGCGGCACCTCGTCGTGCGTGACGGCGCCGTCATCGCCTGGGTCGTCCCCGGCCGTGCCGACGCGGCGACGGCCTTTCGGATCTTCGGCGCGCACAGCGACTCGCCGGCATTCAAACTCAAGCCGAAGCCGACGACCGGACGGTACGGCTGGCTGCAAGCGGGCGTGGAGATCTACGGCGGACCGCTGCTGAACTCGTGGCTCGACCGCGAGCTCCGTCTCGCGGGACGCCTCGTGCTCGACGACGGCACCGAACGCCTCGCGGCGACGGGGCCGCTGCTGCGGCTGCCGCAGCTCGCGATCCACCTCGACCGTGAGGCGAACGACCACCTCGCGCTGCACAAGCAGAACCAGACGCAGCCCGTGTGGGGTCTCGGCGACGCGGCATCCGCCGACCTGCTCGCCGAGGTCGCCGCCGCCGCCGACGTGGACCCCGCCCGCATCCGCGGCTACGACCTCGTGACGGCCGACGCGGCTCGCGGAGTCGTGTTCGGCAAGGACGACGCGTTCTTCGCGAGCGGACGCCTCGACGACCTCGCCTCCGTGCACGCGGGTGTCGTCGCGCTGGCCGCGGCGGGAACGGACGCCGAGCACATCGCGATGCTCGCTGTCTTCGACCATGAAGAGGTCGGCTCGGGCACCCGTACGGGCGCCGCCGGACCGTTTCTGGCCGACGTGATCGAGCGGGTGCAGCTCGGCCTCGGCGCCTCGCGCGAACAGCAGCTGCGCGCGCTCGCCGGCTCGTGGTGCGTCTCGAGCGACGTCGGCCACTCCGTCCACCCGAACTATCCCGAGAAGCACGACCCGGTCGTGCAGCCCGTGCTCGGCTCGGGCCCGATCCTCAAGATCAACGCCAACCAGCGCTACGCGACGGATGCCGCCGGCGCCGCCGCCTGGAACGGCTGGTGCGAGGCCGCGGGTGTCGTCTCGCAGGAGTTCATCTCGAACAACGCGGTGCCGTGCGGCTCGACGATCGGCCCGATCACGGCGACCCGTCTCGGCATCCGCACCGTCGACGTCGGCATCCCGATCCTGTCGATGCACTCCGCGCGTGAGCTCGCCGGAACGAGCGATCTTCTCGCACTGACCCGCGTTGCGGCGGAGTTCTTCCGCACGCGGCGTTGAGTCCTCGCACCGCTCCCGCCGCGCGGCGGGAGCGGTGGGGCAGAGCTCACTGCGCCCGAGTCGGCGCCGTGCCGGAGCGGAGGCCTCAGGCCTCGGCGCGGGGCGGCAGCACCCAGCCGGCGCGGGGGAAGTGGCAGGTGTAGCCGTTGGGGATCCGCAGCAGGTAGTCCTGGTGCTCGGGCTCGGCTTCCCAGAACGCGCCGAGGGGCTCGATCGTCGTGACGGCCGGGGCGGGCCACAGGCCCGAGGCGTCGACGTCGGCGATGGTCTCTCTCGCGACCGCGTCCTGCGCGGGTGTCACGGGGAAGATGGCCGATCGATAGCTCGAGCCGATGTCGTTGCCCTGGCGATCGAGGGTCGACGGGTCGTGGATCTGGAAGAAGAACGCGAGGATGTCGCGGTACGTGGTCGCGGCCGGGTCGAAGACGATCTCGACGGCCTCGGCATGCCCGGGGTGGTGGCGGTAGGTGGCGTGGTCGTTGGTGCCGCCGGTGTAGCCGACCCGCGTGTCGAGGACGCCCGGCTGGCGCCGGATGAGGTCTTCCATGCCCCAGAAGCAGCCGCCGGCGAGGATCGCCGTCTCGGTGCCCGGGGTGCGGGTGATGCTGCCGTCGTCGGTCATGGTGTGCTCCTCGAAGTGTCATCCCCGGGTCGTCGGGGTGATCCGTCTGTCGCCGCGATCGCGGCCTCGGGGGAGACAACGTCGCTTCTGTCGATTCTGGTCCCTCGCGAACCTCCGAAGGCGCTGAGAGAGCCGTCGCGGTAGAATGGATGCCTCCGCAGCGCCCACCGGTGCTGCGAGGTGCATCTACCAGCTCGATCGCGAACCGGGAAAAGGCGGCACGTCACAGGCGAGCCGATTCTCCGGAGGAGCACGTGGACCCCACCGACACCGACGCCCACCCGATCGCGCGCGGCGCGACCGCTCACGCGGATGAACGGCTGCGCACGCGCGCGCACACCGCGGCCCCGGCGCAGCGGAGCGCATCGCCTGCGTCCGCCGGCCTGCTGGCGCACACCGGATGGGTGTACTGGCCCCTCGCCTTCATCGCGCGCCTGCCTTTCGCCATGATGACGGTCGGGGTCCTCATGCTGGTCGTCTCGGCGACCCACTCGGTTGCCCTCGGCGGGGCCACCTCCGCCGCCGTCGGCATCGGCGTGGTGATCGCCGGGCCGGTGATCGGCGATCTCGTCGACCGTCACGGGCAGCGGCTGGTGCTCGTCCCCGTCGGGCTCGCCAACGGCATCCTGCTCGCACTCTTCCCCCTGATCGCGACCGAGGACAGGCCGGCCGGGGTGCTGCTGGCGGCGGCTCTCGCCATCGGGCTGACGGCGCCGCAGGCGTCGGCGATGTCGCGCAGTCGGCTGCTCGCCATCATCGGGGCGCGGGTGGCTCCCGACAGGCGCGCCCGAACGACCAGTCGCATGATGTCGTACGAGTCGGCCGCCGACGAGACGGCGTTCGTGATCGGTCCGGTCCTGGTCGGTGTGTTCGCCGCCCTGATCGCGCCGTGGGCGCCGATCGCGATCGCCGCCGCGCTGAGCCTCGGTTTCGTGACGGCGTTCGCGTTGCATCCGACAGCGCGCACGTCGCCGTCGGGGGTGGATGCCATCGGCACCCGTGCACCGATCCGCGATGTCCTGTCCACCCGGATCCTCGTGCTCGTGGGGGCGGCCTCCTCGGTCGGCCTCTTCTTCGGGACGACCCTCACATCGCTGACGGCCTTCGCGCAGGAACGCGGTGCCGAAGAGCAGGCGGGGCTCCTCTACGGGCTCCTGGGGGTCGGGTCGGCCGTGCTCGCCCTCGCCGTCGGCCTGCTGCCGGCGCGATTCGCGCTGCGGCGCCGGTGGATCGCGTTCGCGCTCGTGCTGACCGCCTCGGCGATCGGCTATGCCACCGCGACGACGCTGTCGGACGTCGCGGTCTGGCTGCTCGTGATGGGGCTCGGTGTGGGGCCGACGCTGGTCACCCTCTTCTCGCTCGCGGGCGAGCGGGCACCGCTCGGGCGCACAGCCACGACCCTGACGCTGCTCGGTTCGGCGCTGACCCTCGCGCAGGCGCTGTCGTCGGCGTTCACCGGCTGGATCGCGCAGGAGTTCTCCACCCGTGCGGCCCTCACCCTGCCCGCGATGGCCGCGGCTCTCGCCCTGGCGTTCGGGGTCGTCAACCTCGTGATCGAGCGCCGCGCGCGCCGCACGGCGGTGTGATCGCCGGCCTCACGCGGGCGCCCGGCTCGTCGTGACGGCCGGGTCAGACGACGAAGCGCACCCAGTTCGCGCCGCGACCGGTCTCGATGCGCTGCAGGAACGTGAGCGTCGTGCCCTCGACGGCGTAGAGCGAGACGGTCGTCGACTTCTCGCCGGCGGCGACGAGCAGCCGCCCGTCGGGGCTCGTCGCGAACCCCCGGGGCTGCTGCTCGGTGACGGTGACGGACGTGGCATCCGTCGGCGCGCCGTCGCCCGCGAGCGGGAGCGCGGCCAGCGTGCTCTCGGTGCGCTCCGAAGCCCACAGCACGGCACCGTCCGCGCCCGCATGCAGGTCGGCGCCCCAGATGTAGTGATGCGCGAGCGGGTCGGCACCGAACTCGCTGTGGCCGAGCCGCGCATCCGGGTCGACCGCGCGCGCCGCCCCGACGAACGACAGCTCGCCCTCGTCGAGGTCGCGGCGATAGTGCAGCACCTCGCCGGAGAACTCGGTGATCACGTAGGCGGCCTCGCGTGCATCGTCGAGCAGGATGTGCCGCGGTCCGCTGCCGGCGGGTGCCGCCGCCGTCGGTGTCGCCAGCGGAGTGAGCGTCAGATCGTCGCCGAGCGTGTACTGCGCCACGAGGTCCGCGCCGAGTGAGACGAAGTACGCGAACCGGCCGTCGGCGCTGGCGAGCACGGAATGCAGGTTCGGGTACGCGATGCGGTCGGCGGGCGACCCGACGGAGCCGTCCGCCACCGCGCAGACGATGCCGTAGCCACCGCCGTAGCTCGCACCGAGCAGCGCCGTGCCGCCGCGCGTGAGGGTGAGGTAGTTCATGCCGCCGGAGGGCAGATCCAGCCGCGAGCGCGGGGTGAGGATGCCGGTCGTGCGGTCGAGTGAGAGGGTGACGATGCCGGCCGGCTCGCCCTTCACCGCCGCGTAGACGAGGTTTCGTCCACCGTCGACGGCGAACGAGGAGCAGCCCGTGAGGCCCTCCGTCACGGCGAGGCGTTCCAGTCGGTCGTCCACGAGACGGAACGACGAGATGGAGCCGTCACCGGCGTTGGCCACGAGGACGAGAGAAGCAGCAGAGGTCACCGTTCCAGCGTAGGCCGCCGCGTGGCCGGCGTCGTCCGGTCGAGGCTGCCAGGCC
This genomic interval carries:
- a CDS encoding ABC transporter permease, whose protein sequence is MSWILDNLDLISSLAVDHLRQSAIPIVLGFLIAIPVGWVAWRYTRLRGPVLTTIGLLYTIPSLGLFALLAAVGVPYITEANLIVALTIYGVAIMTRSVTDGLDSVDPATRSAAVAVGFGPWRRFWTVDLPLSGPVLLAGLRVTATSTISLATVGILIGVQNLGYLFTNGFQRRIVPEILAGVVAVVVIALVIDLLLVLLGRLLMPWEPRRGRRRGGRAAAHARLAEGVA
- a CDS encoding ABC transporter ATP-binding protein, coding for MAIEFRSVTKRFDDGTVAVDDFSLVLPAHKTTVFVGSSGCGKTTLLRMINRLIEPTSGEILIDDEPIRDRDPVRLRRGIGYVLQNAGLLPHFTVLDNVATVPVLQGVPKRQARERAAELLDIVGLDRALSDRYPRQLSGGQQQRVGVARGLAADPNILLMDEPFGAVDPIVRSELQAETRRLQRDLEKTVVFVTHDIDEAFLLGDQVVILEKGAHIAQVGTPDEIIEHPASDFVAEFVGVERGARALRLKRTDRGTVLVDAAGRTQGVLVDEPLDDTHGPGTTP
- a CDS encoding dihydrolipoyl dehydrogenase family protein, producing the protein MDVESDAADYDLIVIGAGPVGENVADRAVQGGLRVAIVESELVGGECSYWACMPSKTLLRPVAALNAARAVPGAAPAISGGVDVAATLRARDAMVHEWSDDGQVAWLDGAGIDLVRGHGRIDGERSVRVEASDGTVRTLRARDAVAVCTGSAALLPDVPGLADAAPWTSREATAVQQVPASLAILGGGVVACELATAFASFGTRVTLIARSGLLGGLEPFAGDAVAASLRDAGVEVRMRARAQRVDRDAHGVRITLDGGDEVTADELLVATGRVPRTADVGLDAVGLEPGTWIEVDDTLRVPGSDWLYAVGDVTHRALLTHQGKYQARAAGDVIAARARGGDVDDALWGRHVATADHSAVPQVVFTEPQVAAVGLTEKQATDAGMRIRAVEVDLAAIAGAATHAEGYRGTARALVDEDRQVIVGATLVGADLAELLHAVTIAVVAEVPLARLWHAVPAYPTISELWLRWLEAYGR
- a CDS encoding PadR family transcriptional regulator; this encodes MSNAYGGHGFGGPGFGDRDRGGFGGFGSGGDGGKGFGGAGMSELFDVLGQLKQNVEHGFGARFDMKAGGRMGRGDVRVAILALLAERPMHGYQIIQQIDERSGGAWKPSPGSVYPTLQLLADEGMVEVNEQDGRKTYALTEAGRAEAADKPAPWQTSASAGADPDAPGRAAGDGPGFGALPKAGANLAQAAMQVGRMGSPAQVQRAVDIIDEARRKLYAILAED
- a CDS encoding ABC1 kinase family protein; amino-acid sequence: MPTEGRLSPAAGPLAAARSGRAGRADAAADPRARARYRRIVGFATSVMIATWWFDLVLPRIGFRSLSEGGRVARLQRTARRFRVLAIDLGGLMIKVGQFLSSRLDVLPPEVTSELEQLQDEVPAVPFAEIRSLAEAELGVPLERAYTRVDEEPVAAASLGQAHRALLSPEDAEIAGFAEVVVKVQRPGIDEIVEIDLAALRTIGRRLSRIRLVSERVDAPALVEEFAATCREEIDYLHEGVNAERFDELFSDGRRVAAPVVVWERTTRRVLTLSDVTAIKLNDVDALRAAGIDPAAVARAFAEAMFEQLFGAGFFHADPHPGNVFVTPHAPDESGRTWTLTFIDFGMMGQVPAGLRAGLRRIVIAVAARDGAGLVAGIQEIGVLLPGADTTDLEHALTALFARFGGLSFGELQNIDPRELRDFADEFGAAMRQLPVQLPENFLLITRAVSLTSGVCSALDPRFNVWQAIEPFAQRLLREESRDVLTNATQSAVSYARTVLGLPQRIDAVVARVDRGGLSVDTPQVGDRLDRLEVLLRHTVAAVVFAALVVGGALLMPSVPAVAAGMLVVSVVPLLFALAGLGRTRGRSRRR
- a CDS encoding alcohol dehydrogenase catalytic domain-containing protein; the protein is MTTKLRNAPAASPVLDPHRGDALLRPAALAKVWTGRDAPFETMAVPGVLLGPGDAIVAVELATVCGNDVRIVAGARPAPAPLVLGHEYVGRIVALSPSGAHDASGSALRLGDRVVAGSVVDPAGPGSGSPEDDSDAGVPAADGPSRRVRHYGAERIGAHWELSGAFATHVHVRRGTAIVPVGERIPARVAAPAACGAAVAWAALRHAEQSTRLAQAVVQIDGAGLVGLTATSMAADRGARVVVSEPDRRRRVLARRFGAVAAYDPCDRAAREKALRKAGATVVDVVLDGVGDDGAHDASGADLRAAIDYLRGAWGRRPFEDLVDPVLPLDAVDEALRLSGPGGPVRVGIDPRR
- a CDS encoding M18 family aminopeptidase, encoding MSDLAAIRAHADDLADFVAASPSSVHAAAEVARRLIDAGFTALDEADAWPIEPGTRHLVVRDGAVIAWVVPGRADAATAFRIFGAHSDSPAFKLKPKPTTGRYGWLQAGVEIYGGPLLNSWLDRELRLAGRLVLDDGTERLAATGPLLRLPQLAIHLDREANDHLALHKQNQTQPVWGLGDAASADLLAEVAAAADVDPARIRGYDLVTADAARGVVFGKDDAFFASGRLDDLASVHAGVVALAAAGTDAEHIAMLAVFDHEEVGSGTRTGAAGPFLADVIERVQLGLGASREQQLRALAGSWCVSSDVGHSVHPNYPEKHDPVVQPVLGSGPILKINANQRYATDAAGAAAWNGWCEAAGVVSQEFISNNAVPCGSTIGPITATRLGIRTVDVGIPILSMHSARELAGTSDLLALTRVAAEFFRTRR
- the msrA gene encoding peptide-methionine (S)-S-oxide reductase MsrA; its protein translation is MTDDGSITRTPGTETAILAGGCFWGMEDLIRRQPGVLDTRVGYTGGTNDHATYRHHPGHAEAVEIVFDPAATTYRDILAFFFQIHDPSTLDRQGNDIGSSYRSAIFPVTPAQDAVARETIADVDASGLWPAPAVTTIEPLGAFWEAEPEHQDYLLRIPNGYTCHFPRAGWVLPPRAEA
- a CDS encoding MFS transporter, with the translated sequence MDPTDTDAHPIARGATAHADERLRTRAHTAAPAQRSASPASAGLLAHTGWVYWPLAFIARLPFAMMTVGVLMLVVSATHSVALGGATSAAVGIGVVIAGPVIGDLVDRHGQRLVLVPVGLANGILLALFPLIATEDRPAGVLLAAALAIGLTAPQASAMSRSRLLAIIGARVAPDRRARTTSRMMSYESAADETAFVIGPVLVGVFAALIAPWAPIAIAAALSLGFVTAFALHPTARTSPSGVDAIGTRAPIRDVLSTRILVLVGAASSVGLFFGTTLTSLTAFAQERGAEEQAGLLYGLLGVGSAVLALAVGLLPARFALRRRWIAFALVLTASAIGYATATTLSDVAVWLLVMGLGVGPTLVTLFSLAGERAPLGRTATTLTLLGSALTLAQALSSAFTGWIAQEFSTRAALTLPAMAAALALAFGVVNLVIERRARRTAV
- a CDS encoding lactonase family protein — encoded protein: MSRMRAMGAPFRCFETTAWQPRPDDAGHAAAYAGTVTSAASLVLVANAGDGSISSFRLVDDRLERLAVTEGLTGCSSFAVDGGRNLVYAAVKGEPAGIVTLSLDRTTGILTPRSRLDLPSGGMNYLTLTRGGTALLGASYGGGYGIVCAVADGSVGSPADRIAYPNLHSVLASADGRFAYFVSLGADLVAQYTLGDDLTLTPLATPTAAAPAGSGPRHILLDDAREAAYVITEFSGEVLHYRRDLDEGELSFVGAARAVDPDARLGHSEFGADPLAHHYIWGADLHAGADGAVLWASERTESTLAALPLAGDGAPTDATSVTVTEQQPRGFATSPDGRLLVAAGEKSTTVSLYAVEGTTLTFLQRIETGRGANWVRFVV